Proteins co-encoded in one Stomoxys calcitrans chromosome 5, idStoCalc2.1, whole genome shotgun sequence genomic window:
- the LOC106082275 gene encoding integrator complex subunit 6 homolog — protein MPFGRKSPFEALALPGVILAYKYSQFRQRRREAASRRVTERELSALHHKIDKLLSKLEESEPDPPTSQEDECVICINARATMQTSPCGHRVVCRRCFVKTIQSAVAQRLLPLRCVICRARVNRLTSSSGTWRIQESASSYSMGAKSWASVGVTADGVAPSASSYSMNDAHSGHHAFHLHPTRFPRSPNGRVSQSDSLYSMSSTGSSSATSVFSKTSSISSDLCSPASPVSPTTYSYNQTSMVLNNHLAPPTPSISPHSPTSTSGSGTSGGSLSPKDLHVHSHHSGCPSGCSGAVPRKPLKSLSNSSSSGSCSSSGSNSYNNHYVAPSTHTYPGRRHTKGKLVELQNRLPPIKEFRSPAKVPHPSPVHISNPRFRYASYTKTSHDNASSKEPPSPPKRPMNIHISASHNTLAPPPLKAATNAKISPLATKHQFSSRSAYTTSATNKDKKSSSAAALSCSESVKNHSNNNNNANKGNASKTAASTNNATLTKSSSASTSGRHNQSSTTVSTFTTSKSFPLFCSSNNNNNHKEKSDNKKNESVERRKEEKLKMKADKEARKEEKRLAKEEERLAKLMAKEEKKKCKKEAKELLLAHDGNSKK, from the exons GATAAACTACTTAGCAAACTAGAGGAAAGTGAGCCAGATCCTCCCACATCTCAAGAAGATGAGTGCGTTATCTGCATCAACGCCAGAGCGACCATGCAAACCTCACCGTGTGGCCATCGCGTTGTTTGCCGTCGCTGCTTTGTCAAGACGATACAAAGTGCAGTGGCACAACGACTGTTACCACTACGCTGTGTTATATGTAGGGCTAGGGTTAATCGTCTGACCTCCAGCTCAGGCACTTGGCGAATACAGGAATCGGCCAGCAGCTACTCAATGGGTGCCAAAAGTTGGGCCTCGGTGGGTGTGACGGCAGATGGTGTTGCACCTTCGGCCAGTTCGTATTCCATGAATGATGCCCACAGTGGCCATCATGCCTTTCACTTGCATCCCACACGCTTTCCTCGTAGCCCCAATGGTCGAGTCTCGCAATCCGACAGCCTGTACTCGATGAGTTCGACGGGCTCCTCGTCAGCAACTTCGGTATTCTCGAAAACGTCTTCCATTTCAAGCGATTTGTGTTCACCAGCCTCGCCTGTATCACCTACCACATATTCATACAACCAAACATCCATGGTGCTGAATAATCATTTGGCACCACCCACTCCCAGCATATCACCCCACTCGCCAACTTCCACTTCGGGTTCAGGCACCTCGGGAGGCTCGCTGTCACCCAAGGATCTGCATGTACATTCACATCATAGCGGCTGTCCTTCGGGATGCTCGGGGGCAGTGCCCCGCAAGCCATTAAAATCTCTGAGTAACTCATCGTCCAGTGGTTCGTGTAGTAGTAGCGGCAGTAACTCTTATAATAATCACTATGTGGCCCCTTCGACCCATACGTATCCGGGCAGAAGGCATACCAAAGGAAAATTGGTGGAGCTTCAGAATAGACTGCCTCCCATTAAAGAATTTCGCAGTCCAGCCAAAGTGCCACACCCTTCGCCGGTGCATATAAGCAATCCAAGATTTCG CTATGCTTCCTATACTAAAACCTCACATGACAATGCCAGCTCTAAGGAACCACCTTCACCGCCAAAGCGTCCCATGAATATTCACATTAGTGCTTCCCACAACACCTTGGCTCCGCCACCCCTGAAAGCGGCTACTAATGCCAAAATTAGTCCACTAGCAACGAAGCATCAATTCTCCTCCAGATCTGCTTATACCACGTCTGCCACCAACAAAGATAAGAAATCTTCCTCCGCCGCTGCCTTGTCCTGCTCCGAAAGCGTAAAGaaccacagcaacaacaacaacaatgcaaaCAAAGGCAATGCTAGCAAAACGGCTGCCTCCACCAATAATGCTACGCTAACGAAATCTTCCTCCGCATCCACATCCGGCCGCCACAACCAGTCCTCAACCACAGTGTCAACGTTTACCACAAGTAAAAGTTTTCCATTGTtctgcagcagcaacaacaacaataatcacA aagaaaaatcggacaataagaaAAATGAATCGGTGGAGCGTCGAAAGGAGGAGAAACTAAAAATGAAAGCAGACAAGGAAGCACGTAAG GAGGAAAAAAGGCTGGCCAAAGAAGAGGAACGCTTGGCCAAACTTATGGCCAAGGAGGagaagaaaaagtgtaaaaaggaaGCCAAGGAACTGCTATTGGCACATGATGGCAACAGCAAAAAATag